The Musa acuminata AAA Group cultivar baxijiao chromosome BXJ3-6, Cavendish_Baxijiao_AAA, whole genome shotgun sequence region CTGCCACAGGTGATGCTTGTAGAAGGTATGGTCGAGTCGATAGCCCTCTTGTTAGGCCAAGATGTCTGACCGCTGTCCTCCTCGAACTTGAATGAGATGAAGGAATCTGCAAACAGAAATCATATTTCGAGTTCATCAACAGCTTACTGTCACCACCGTCAGCAGAAATGTAGTCTTTGCACGGTCAAGTGGAGATTAGCTTTTTACCAGGTCAGATCCATAGCTATCAGAAACCGATGCACGCTTATAGAATTCATTCTTGTCTTTAGGTTATTCATTTGTCCCTAAGACCGCTGCTAGAGACAATAATTCGTCAATCATaccctcgctctctctctctgtctgtgtGTTTAGATCTTCTTCATCTTCCCTAATCTTCTTTGTAGCATACAGAACTAGGGTTTGAGGGTTAGGGAAGTAAGTACCTTCAAGGCTGGCGATGGAGTCTTCACCACTGGAGGTATCTTTGCTCCTGTGGTATCGATTATCGAGTAGCTGCAGGAGAGAGCCCAGCGCAAACACATTGCGCAGGTTGACGCTGGGTGTTCTCTTCAGCGTTCTCGAGGGCCTCTTTGTGCCACCGGGTTGTGGAAGTCCGTTTTGTTCGGAGGCCAAAACCAGGAGCCTCTCCTTCAAGCAAAGAGCACAGATTCCTACCACCACTTCCTTGGGGTGGCAGTAGCAACGTGGGTCGTCTTCTCCATGGCCTCTCATCTTCGCCGGGCAGCAGAAGGCGATCGGGTGAAGCAAACCGACAACGcagaaaagaaagaggagaattCACAAGAGTTGGGTCGGTCGCTGAGGAAGGGGACGGAGGGTGGTGGTGAAAAGAAGAGGAGGTGAGAGAGCATGCACGACAAAAGACACCAGCAAAGCTTGGAAA contains the following coding sequences:
- the LOC135639949 gene encoding uncharacterized protein LOC135639949, which gives rise to MRGHGEDDPRCYCHPKEVVVGICALCLKERLLVLASEQNGLPQPGGTKRPSRTLKRTPSVNLRNVFALGSLLQLLDNRYHRSKDTSSGEDSIASLEDSFISFKFEEDSGQTSWPNKRAIDSTIPSTSITCGSGISMGKDRTGVSSIAEHKKRGGAKLRWRKRIGRLLHLARWKRSNKASTSHVGFGCKVDDGF